The window TTTGCCCGAAAGAAAAAGGTACAGAGAAACCCGACGATCAGAATCGACAACGCAATCGCGGCGGCATCGAGCTGAACGAACGACGCAAGGATCAGCACCAACAGCGTCGTTCCGACGTCGGCGCCTAAAACCATGGGCATCGCCGACCGCAGGCTCAGCACGCCGATTCCCGTCAGGCCGACGAGCATCACGGTCGTGGCGGTCGAACTTTGCAGAACGACGGTCATGAGCGCGCCGAAAAAAAAGGCCGAAAGGCGGTGCCGCGTCAGGCGCGTCAACCAGCCCCGCAGTTCGTCGCCGGCCGCCTGCCGGAGGGATTCCTCCGTCAGGTGAAGGCCGTACAGGAAAAAGCAAAGACCGCCGAGAAAGGTGCTAAACGAAAAGGTGGTCATACGCGAAAAAGTTCGCGGGCAAACGTGGCTGCGTCAAAGTCCAGAAGATCGCCCGGTTTCTCTCCGACTCCAATGTAGCGAATCGGTTGAGACAACTCCAGCGAGGCGGCCACCATGGAACCGCCTCTGGCGGTTCCATCGAGTTTGGTCACGATGAGACCCGTCACTGGCACGGCTTTCATGAATTCTTTGGCCTGCGATATGGCGTTTTGTCCGGTCGTGCCGTCCAGCACCAAATAGCATTCGTGCGGCGCACCCCGGCCGTCTTTTCCGAGGATGCGGACGACTTTTTTGAGCTCTTCGAGCAGCGGTTGTTTGGTGTGAAGCCGTCCGGCGGTGTCGGCGATCAGCATGGCGTTTTGACTTACCGCCTTCTGCCAGGCGTCGAAAACCACGGCGCCGGGATCCGCGCCCTCTTTCTGGGCGATGACTTCCGCGCCTACGCGCGTTCCCCACAACCGCAGCTGCTCGATCGCGCCTGCGCGGAAGGTATCCGCGGCGGCGAGAACCACCGGGATCTCCTGATCGCGAAATTTCTTCGCCAACTTTCCGGCGACGGTGGTCTTCCCCGAGCCATTCACGCCCAACAGCAAAATGGCTCCGGGCCTGGGCAATGGACGGGGCGGCAGATATTGTTCCGCAAGCGCTTTGACAACCTCTTGAACGAGTTTTTCCGTCACATTCTCGCGCGTGCGAAGCCCGATGGGTGCAGCCGCATTCGCAAGGCGAGCGACCAGCGACGCGGGCAGGTCGGCTTCATAAAGAAGCGCTTCCAATTCTTCCTTGGGGAATTTCTCACCGGAGGCGCGAGACAAGAGTGTCTTGAGCTTACTGCGCCAGCCGTCCGCAGTTTTGCCAAACATTCAGCGTGTCTTAAATTCTTCGGTGTTGATCTTGTACTTTTCGATCTTCCGCAAAAGCGTCTTTTTCGGGATATTCGTATGCGCGCTGGTCTGATTGATCTTTCCGTTAAACCGCCGCAACGCTCGAACGATGAAGTCTCGCTCGTATCTCTCTTTAAACGAAGGGAAATCGAGTTCCTCCGCGGCCGATCCATCGGCGCTCGGTGCGCTGACGGGAACGGGCGAAACATCGGCGGCCATCCCTTCGACGGGGCGGAGAGATTCCGGCAACGAAAATTCGGTGATCACCTTTCCGGATTCCAGAACAAAAGTATGTTCAATGACATTCTCGAGTTCGCGGATATTTCCCGGCCAAGAGTGGGTCTTGAGGCGGGCGAGTGCCGGGGCATCGATGCCTTGGATCTCCTTTTTGTGTGCGACGTTGAATTTCCGAACGAAATGCTGGACCAGCATTTCGATGTCTTCGACCCGCTCTCGCAAGGGAGGAAGGTAGATCGGGAGGACGTTGAGGCGATAATAGAGATCCTCACGGAACGTACCCGCCTTCATCATCTCCTCGAGATTCCGGTTGGTGGCCGCGATCACGCGGACGTTGGCTTCCACCTCTCGATTGGATCCGACCGGCATAAAGCATTTTTCCTGAAGAACGCGCAGAAGTTTGACCTGCATCGAAGGAGAAATGTCGCCGATCTCGTCGAGAAAAATCGTTCCGCTGTCGGCGAACTGAAACTTGCCGATCTTTCTCTGGTCGGCGCCGGTGAATGCGCCCTTTTCATGGCCGAAGAGTTCGCTTTCAATCAGCGTTTCGGGAATCGCACTGCAGTTAACGGCTACGAACCGTCCGTCTTTTCGAAGGCTGTTGAAATGAATGGCGCGGGCGACCACTTCCTTGCCGGTTCCGCTCTCGCCCCGGAGCAAAACGGCCGTGTCGACGTTGGCCAACTTCTCGATCAGTGTAAAAACTTTCTGCATGCCGCCGCTTCGACTGGAGAGTTTTGTTCCGGTCTCATCCGTGAAAATCGGCGCGGAATACGCCACTTGAGCGACCAGGTCGTGGGCCTTGAGCGCCCGCTCCACCATGTCTCGGATATCGGCGTGGCGGATCGGTTTTTGAAGGTAGTTATAGGCCCCTTCCCGCGTCGCGGCGACGGCGTCTTGAATGGTCGAATACGCGGTAAGAATTAGAACAATGGTCCGGGGGTCGTGCTTTTTGATTGCTCGAAGGGTGTCCATGCCTCCCATTCGGGGCATGTCCATGTCGAGGATAACGAGGTGTACGCCTCCGGCACGCACTTTTTCCATGGCTCCCAGGCCGTCTTCGGCCTCGTCCACTTCGTGAGGATCGGAGAGGGCGGTACAGAGCGATCGCCGCAATTCGGCGTCATCATCCACGATTAGAATACGGCTCACCGACGGGTTCCTCCGGCCGCAGCGTATAATGCGATGCGGCAACAAGTCAAGCTTCTGGTGCCACTTTGGCCCCTCGAATTGATTGCTTGACGTTTCGGCGCGATGCTAGGATAGAATGAAGAAAAAAGTCCACCAAAATCAGCTATTTGCGTTGGTGAGGGCGGAGTTGAGGCGCAACAATAGGCGGCGGTAATGAAAGAACTCGTTGAGATGATTGCCAAAGCGCTTGTGGATAACTCGGACGCAGTCCAGGTCGAGGAGGCCCAAGGGACTTACACGTGTGTCGTAAAGCTCCGTGTGGCGAAAGAAGACATCGGAAAAGTAATTGGGAAGAAGGGGGCGAACGCAAACGCCATCCGAACCATTCTGGACGCCGCCGGCGGAAAGCAGAACCGCCGGTATGTTCTTGAGATTCTCGAGTAACCGTTGCCCCTGACAATCTGGAGCGGGGGCCAAACCGGCGTCGACCGTGCCGCGTGGGACGCGGCGATTCGACTCCATCTTCCTCAATTTGGCTGGGTACCGAAAGGGAAAATCGCCGAGGATGGAACCATTCCAACACGCTACCGTTGCCGGGAGACGAAAGGGACCGACTACGTCGAGCGGACCGAACGAAATTTGATGGACGCCGACGCCACGTTGATATTGAGCTTTGGTCCAATGGGCGCCGGCACGCAGCTTACGCTCGAACTAAGCCGAAAACATCAGCGGCCGCATCTTTGGGTCGATCTTGATTCGATGGGTATGGACGAGGCATTGGAAAAGGGGCTCCAGTTCCTAAGAGAGCGGAAACCGGGAACGCTCAATGTCGCCGGGCCGAGGGGAAGCTATCGCGAAGACGTTTATGGAAGGGCGAAGGAGTACCTGACGGAACTTTTCGAGAGCTATGGCGTGAAGTGATCCTTGGCGTAGTAGACGTCGCGGTCGCGGCTGACGATCTGGGCCACGTATAGCTCTTCGATCATCCGTTCAATCTTATCCAACATGCTCTGGACAAGTCCCGCCTCGTTCCCCACGACCGAAACACCCAGCACAGCGCTTTGCCACGTGTCGTTGTCGCCTACCTCGGCGATCGAGGCGTTGAAGTGGTGCTGGACTTTGTCTTTGATCTTGAGCAGAACCTGCCGTTTGTCTTTGAGCGAATGGCTATTGGCCAAAAAGAGTTTGAGCCGGAGAATGCCGACGATCATTTCAATTCATGCCGAATCGTTTGAGATGGTAGTAGAGCGTCGGCCGTTTGATTCCGAGCTTTCGAGCCGCCTGAACTTTGTTGCCGCCGCACACGGAAATGGCTTCCTCCAACTGCTCTTTCGTCAGGTCGGAGGCATCGGCCGCCTGGACGGTCTCATCGATTCCGGGTCCCAGGACCAAATCTTCGGGTGCGATCGTATCGGCGGAGGCTAGGATCAAGGCCCGTTCGAGAACGTTTTCAAGCTCGCGCACGTTTCCGGGCCAGTCGTAACTTTTCAGTTTTTCCATCGCACTCTTGGAGAGTGCCTTTGCTGGAATCCCGGTATTTCGGGCCGCACGCGCCAGGAGACGGCCGGTCAGCTCGGTTAGATCGCCCATTCGCTCGCGCAGGGGAGGGACCCGGATGGGAAACACATTCATCCGGTAATAAAGATCCTCCCGGAACGTCCCGTCCTTCGACATTTTCTCCAAATCCCGGTGCGTCGCCGCGATCACGCGAACATCAACCCGAATTGTTTCGTTCCCTCCAACGCGCTCAAACTCTTTTTCTTGAAGGATACGAAGAAGGTTCACCTGAAGCTTGGGCGAGATATCGCCGATTTCATCGAGAAAGAGGGTTCCTCCATCCGCCGCCTCAAAACGTCCGATTCGTCGACCGACTGCGCCCGTAAACGCGCCTTTTTCATGGCCGAACAGTTCACTTTCCAAAAGTCCTTCGGCCAGCGATCCGCAGTTCACGCGAACGAACGGCTTTTCCCTCCGTGGACCGGCCGCATGAATCGCCCGAGCGACCAGTTCTTTGCCGACGCCGCTCTCGCCGCGAATGAGAACGCTGGAACTCGTAGGAGCGACTTTAGAGATCATTGCCACCACGCCTTTTAGGCCCTGGGCGGCGCCCGCGATTTCAGAAAAGTCGTACTGTTCCGCGATCTCTTCTTTTAGATAGCGATTGTCTCTTTCCAACTCGGCGAGCAGACGGCGGTTTTCAATCACCAGGTCGTATCGTTCGAAAGCCTGAGCGATTGCTTGGATAAGGTCTGGCTCGCGCCACGGTTTTGTGAGGTAACGATAAATCACCCCGGCGTTCACACCCTCCACCAGCGGACCTAGGTCGGTGTAGGCGGTGAGAAGGATTCCCACTCGGTCGGGATTTTTTTTGAGCGCTTTCTTGAGAAACTCAACGCCGGTCATCTCCGGCATCCTCTGATCGGCGACGATTAATGCAAACTCCCCGCCCTCCAGGCGTGAAAGCGCGGCGGAACCGGTGGTTTCGGTCTCCACATCATATTTGCCCCGCAAAACGCGCCGTAGCGTGGCGAGATTTTCGAGACTGTCGTCGACGTAAAGAAACTTTCGCGGCGTCATGAGGCGTCCGGAGGAGAGATCGGCAGTGTCACCGTAACCATGGTACCTCGGTTCGGTTCACTGGCAATGGTCAGCTTTCCTCCGTGCGCCGTCACGATTCCGTGGCAGACGCTCAATCCCAATCCCGTGCCCCCCGGCTTCGTCGTGTAAAACGGCTCGATCACACGGGAGAGTTGCTCCTTCGAAATGCCCTTTCCGGAATCGGCGATCGTCGTCACGACCTCCCGGCCGTTTGTGGTCACCGTCATATCGATGGTTCCCTCGCCTTCGATGGCTTGGATAGCGTTCAGAAGTAGATTCAGAAACAGTTGATGGATCGGCCCCGGCGCGCCTACCAGATCGGGTACCGGTTGAAAATCGGTTTTGATTTTGATCCCCTCTCCGGTCTGGGCACGTAAGAGTCGGAGCACGGAAGCTAAAACCTGACCCACGTTAAGAAGCGTCTTTTCGGACGCAGGAGGTTTCGCAAAGGCCTTCAAGTCTGAGACGATATTGACCGTATGCTCCGCGCCTTTCGTGAGGTTCGAAAGAAGCTCCGGAAGATCCTGTCGAAGAAACTCGTAATCGGCTTTTCGCTTTAACTCATCCAGCTTCGAGGAATCTCCCTGGGACTCCACGAGGGAGACGAGGGAATCTCCGTATTTCTTGAGGACTGGGAGATTCGACAGAACGACGTTCATGGCGTTGCCGATCTCGTGCGCCGTGCCCGCCGCCAATTGCCCCACGGCTGCGAGCTTGGTGGCTTCCGTAAGTTCCGCTTGCGCCTTTCGAAGTTCCGCCGTTCGTTCTTGCACTTGGGCTTCCAATCGATCCACGAGAAAGAGATTCGCCCGGAACATGGCGAATGCCACGGCGACGGGAAAGAGGGCGCTCAGGGGAGCCATCCAATGCAAAGGAATCGGGACGTCGAACATAAAAACGAGCCAGACACCCGCGAAAATGGCGCCGAAACCGGGAAGAAGAGGGATCAACATCAGCCGGCACTGTCGGCGAACCTCTTCCATTCGATCGTAAAATGCCCGCCACGCCGTTGCCCCCAGCCACACGACGTAAGCTAAGGAAAGGTAGAGAAAGAGAATGTACTCAAAGATCTTCCACCGAACGGGGTCTCGGTCGAAATAATAGAGATAGGGCAGGGCCAGCAGCGCGGAAATACCGTAGAAGATGGACGGGACAAATCGGCGGCCGGGAGAACTCCATGGTCGAGGAAAGGCGAGACACAAGTGTAGAACGCTGGCGGGGAGGACCGAAAACGCCGCCAAGAGTAAATATCTCAGTTCATATGTGGTGTGAAAATCGTAAGCGGTCAGAAAGTATATGGCCGTGGAGAAGCAATAGGCCAAGAACGCAACAAGGCCGGCGGGCGCCGGATAGACGAGCGCGGCGATCATGCCGATCAGCCAAAACGCCAATCCCGTGGCGAACAGAGGGGTGAAAATCCGAAAGACGTCGCGAGCGGGCAGAGGAGAGATCGGTAAAGAAACTTCCAACGGACTTTTCCCGTGCGAGATTTGCGTTTGTACCGCTCCCAATGGAGCACCTTTTTCGCGGAGGAGTCTTTGCCAATCGTCGGCGCTTGAAAGAGGGCCGCCGTCGACCGAAAGAACGCGGTCGTGGTACGTGAGCGCCAGGGCGCCACCTTTCCACTCCGGTTGAGTGAAGGCGCCGATGAAGAGATTATGGAACGGCAGAATTCCAGCGAATGGCATTTGAACCGTCGTGAGGGCTTTTTGAAGAACATTGCTCGAAAGAAGCAGGCCGCCCCCAAGGCAGCAAAGGATCAGCAGGTTTCGGACTGACGCCATACGCTTCATACGATCTTATTTCAGGAGAGCAAGAAGCGAACCAGGAAATTTAAATACGATTTAAGGAAAATTAATTCGCGCTGACAGGAATCCTGACACCTCTTTAAACAAACCTGACACGCCTGACACCCCCGCCAAGCCTGAGAAAGC of the Bdellovibrionota bacterium genome contains:
- the ftsY gene encoding signal recognition particle-docking protein FtsY, translating into MFGKTADGWRSKLKTLLSRASGEKFPKEELEALLYEADLPASLVARLANAAAPIGLRTRENVTEKLVQEVVKALAEQYLPPRPLPRPGAILLLGVNGSGKTTVAGKLAKKFRDQEIPVVLAAADTFRAGAIEQLRLWGTRVGAEVIAQKEGADPGAVVFDAWQKAVSQNAMLIADTAGRLHTKQPLLEELKKVVRILGKDGRGAPHECYLVLDGTTGQNAISQAKEFMKAVPVTGLIVTKLDGTARGGSMVAASLELSQPIRYIGVGEKPGDLLDFDAATFARELFRV
- a CDS encoding sigma-54 dependent transcriptional regulator → MSRILIVDDDAELRRSLCTALSDPHEVDEAEDGLGAMEKVRAGGVHLVILDMDMPRMGGMDTLRAIKKHDPRTIVLILTAYSTIQDAVAATREGAYNYLQKPIRHADIRDMVERALKAHDLVAQVAYSAPIFTDETGTKLSSRSGGMQKVFTLIEKLANVDTAVLLRGESGTGKEVVARAIHFNSLRKDGRFVAVNCSAIPETLIESELFGHEKGAFTGADQRKIGKFQFADSGTIFLDEIGDISPSMQVKLLRVLQEKCFMPVGSNREVEANVRVIAATNRNLEEMMKAGTFREDLYYRLNVLPIYLPPLRERVEDIEMLVQHFVRKFNVAHKKEIQGIDAPALARLKTHSWPGNIRELENVIEHTFVLESGKVITEFSLPESLRPVEGMAADVSPVPVSAPSADGSAAEELDFPSFKERYERDFIVRALRRFNGKINQTSAHTNIPKKTLLRKIEKYKINTEEFKTR
- a CDS encoding KH domain-containing protein, producing MKELVEMIAKALVDNSDAVQVEEAQGTYTCVVKLRVAKEDIGKVIGKKGANANAIRTILDAAGGKQNRRYVLEILE
- a CDS encoding putative molybdenum carrier protein yields the protein MPLTIWSGGQTGVDRAAWDAAIRLHLPQFGWVPKGKIAEDGTIPTRYRCRETKGTDYVERTERNLMDADATLILSFGPMGAGTQLTLELSRKHQRPHLWVDLDSMGMDEALEKGLQFLRERKPGTLNVAGPRGSYREDVYGRAKEYLTELFESYGVK
- a CDS encoding DUF503 domain-containing protein, with amino-acid sequence MIVGILRLKLFLANSHSLKDKRQVLLKIKDKVQHHFNASIAEVGDNDTWQSAVLGVSVVGNEAGLVQSMLDKIERMIEELYVAQIVSRDRDVYYAKDHFTP
- a CDS encoding sigma-54 dependent transcriptional regulator yields the protein MTPRKFLYVDDSLENLATLRRVLRGKYDVETETTGSAALSRLEGGEFALIVADQRMPEMTGVEFLKKALKKNPDRVGILLTAYTDLGPLVEGVNAGVIYRYLTKPWREPDLIQAIAQAFERYDLVIENRRLLAELERDNRYLKEEIAEQYDFSEIAGAAQGLKGVVAMISKVAPTSSSVLIRGESGVGKELVARAIHAAGPRREKPFVRVNCGSLAEGLLESELFGHEKGAFTGAVGRRIGRFEAADGGTLFLDEIGDISPKLQVNLLRILQEKEFERVGGNETIRVDVRVIAATHRDLEKMSKDGTFREDLYYRMNVFPIRVPPLRERMGDLTELTGRLLARAARNTGIPAKALSKSAMEKLKSYDWPGNVRELENVLERALILASADTIAPEDLVLGPGIDETVQAADASDLTKEQLEEAISVCGGNKVQAARKLGIKRPTLYYHLKRFGMN
- a CDS encoding HAMP domain-containing sensor histidine kinase, whose product is MASVRNLLILCCLGGGLLLSSNVLQKALTTVQMPFAGILPFHNLFIGAFTQPEWKGGALALTYHDRVLSVDGGPLSSADDWQRLLREKGAPLGAVQTQISHGKSPLEVSLPISPLPARDVFRIFTPLFATGLAFWLIGMIAALVYPAPAGLVAFLAYCFSTAIYFLTAYDFHTTYELRYLLLAAFSVLPASVLHLCLAFPRPWSSPGRRFVPSIFYGISALLALPYLYYFDRDPVRWKIFEYILFLYLSLAYVVWLGATAWRAFYDRMEEVRRQCRLMLIPLLPGFGAIFAGVWLVFMFDVPIPLHWMAPLSALFPVAVAFAMFRANLFLVDRLEAQVQERTAELRKAQAELTEATKLAAVGQLAAGTAHEIGNAMNVVLSNLPVLKKYGDSLVSLVESQGDSSKLDELKRKADYEFLRQDLPELLSNLTKGAEHTVNIVSDLKAFAKPPASEKTLLNVGQVLASVLRLLRAQTGEGIKIKTDFQPVPDLVGAPGPIHQLFLNLLLNAIQAIEGEGTIDMTVTTNGREVVTTIADSGKGISKEQLSRVIEPFYTTKPGGTGLGLSVCHGIVTAHGGKLTIASEPNRGTMVTVTLPISPPDAS